GCGGGAGTGGCCGCGCCGGCATCAGGGTTGTAATGAGCGGCAGCCGCATGTGAAAGCGGCGGCTCGACATAGAAGGCTGCCGGGGCGTTGTCCGGCAGCGGCGAAGGGAGCGGAGCGCATGCGAGTGCTGCGTGCGGAGCAGTTTGGGTTGACGCGCGAGGTGGACTATGGGACACCGGAGCAGAATGAAGCGGTCCGGGAGATCGTCGAGGCGGTCCGGACCGAAGGGGATGCGGCCGTGCTGCGCTATACGGAGCGGCACGACCGGGTGAAGCTGGACGCCGCGGCGCTGCGCGTGGCGGAAAGCGAGATTGCGGCGGCCTACGACAAGGTGGACGCCGAATTCCTCGCCGCCATCCGCGCGGCGGCGGCGAATATCCGTACCTTCCACGAACGGCAGTCGCGCCAGTCGTGGGTGGACGTGCAGCCGGACGGCACCATGCTCGGCCAGATTTTACGGCCGCTGCGGCGCGTCGGCGTCTATGTGCCGGGCGGGAAGGCGGCTTACCCGTCTTCGGTGCTGATGAACGTCATTCCGGCGCAGGTGGCCGGCGTGCCGGAAATCGTCATGGTGACGCCGCCGGCGACGGGCGGCACGGAAGGCATCGACCCGTACATTCTCGTCGCCGCCGCCGAAGCGGGCGTGAAGGAGATGTACCGGGTCGGCGGGGCGCAGGCCGTCGCTGCGCTGGCCTACGGCACGGCGACAATCCCGCCGGTCGATAAAATTTGCGGCCCGGGCAATATTTACGTCGCGCTCGCCAAGCGCGCCGTGTTCGGCGCCGTGAGCATCGACAGCATTGCCGGCCCGAGCGAGATCGTCGTGCTGGCCGACGAAACGGCCGATCCGGCCTACGTGGCGGCCGACCTGCTGTCACAGGCGGAGCACGATGAAATGGCGTCGGCCATTCTCGTGACGACGTCACAGGCGCTCGGCGAAGCGGTCGACGCGGAAGTGGAGCGGCAGCTCGCCGCGCTGCCGAGGGCGGCTATCGCCCGCGCGTCGATTGACTCGAACGGCGCGGTACTGCTGGCCGAATCGCTGGACGAGGCGATCGCGGCCGTGAATCGGATCGCCCCGGAGCATCTCGAGGTGATGACCGCCGATCCGATGATCGTGCTCGGCCGGATCGAGAATGCCGGCGCGATTTTCATCGGGCCGTACAGCTCGGAGCCGGTGGGCGATTATTTCGCCGGCCCGAACCACATTTTGCCGACGAACGGCACGGCCCGCTTCTCGTCGCCGGTGAACGTCGACGACTTCCTGAAGAAGTCCAGCCTGATTCATTACAGCAAAGACGCGCTGCTGGCAAACGGCCGGCAAATTATGACGCTCGCCCGGCACGAGGGGCTGGAGGCGCATGCGCGGGCCATCGAAATCCGGCTGGAGCGGGAAGGCAAATAAAAAGCGGCCGGGAGCGCCGCAGCTGTACGAAGCGCGCGGTTCATACCGCCGGCTGCCGCTTGGGCGGATGTGATCCGGGCTGCAAACGCCGTTTGAACGGCAGCTGCGAGGAACGTGCGGCCGCCGCTCCGTGCTCATTGCTCCCGGGGCGGGTATGCCGGGACAATCCGATAACGACTTCATTAGGAAAGAAGGGCGATTCATGGCGGACACCGTCATCCGCGCCGCCGAAGTGGCGCGCAAAACGAACGAAACGGATATCAAGCTGAGCTTTGCCGTCGACGGCACGGGCAGCGCCGAGCTCGAGACGGACGTGCCTTTTCTGAACCATATGCTCGACCTGTTCACGAAGCACGGCCATTTCGACCTGAAGGTCAAGGCGGTCGGCGACGTCGATATCGACGACCACCACACGGTGGAGGACATCGGCATCTGCCTCGGGCAGGCGCTGCGCGAAGCGTTGGGCGACAAACGGGGGATCAGACGTTATGCGTCGGTGTTCGTGCCCATGGACGATGCGCTCGCCCAAGTCGTCATCGACCTGAGCAACCGGCCGCATTTCGAATACCGGGCGCAGTACCCGTCTTCGCAGGTCGGAAGCTTCACCACGGAGCTGGTGCACGAATTTTTGTGGAAGCTGGCCATCGAAGCGCGGATGAACCTGCACGTCATCGTCCATTACGGACTTAATACGCATCATATGATCGAAGCGGTGTTTAAGGCGCTCGGACGGGCGCTGGACGAAGCGACAAGCATCGACCCGCGCGTGCAAGGAGTGCCTTCGACGAAGGGAGTGCTGTAGATGATCGCGATCATCGATTACGGCATGGGCAATTTGCACAGCGTCGGCAAAGCGGTCGGCCGTCTCGGTTACGACGCGGTCGTGACGGCGGACGCCGGGGAGATTATGAAGGCGGACGGCGCGATTTTGCCCGGTGTCGGCGCTTTTGGCGATGCGATGCAAAATCTGCGGAATACCGGGCTGGACCAAACGGCCCGCGATTACGCGGCTTCCGGCAGGCCGCTGCTCGGCATTTGCCTCGGCATGCAGCTGCTGTTCGCCGAAAGCGAGGAGTACGGGCGGCATGAAGGGCTGTCGCTGCTGCCGGGCAGGGTGGTTCGCTTCCGCGGCGGCTACAAGGTGCCGCACATGGGCTGGAACCGGCTCGAGTTCCGGCGGCCGGACCCGATTTTCGAAGGCCTCGCGGAAGGGCACGTTTACTTCGTGCACTCGTTCCATGCGAAGCCGGAGCACGAAACGGACCTGCTCGCCACGACCGACTATTACCAGCAGGTGACGGCGATCGTAGGGCGGGACAACGTGTACGGCATGCAGTTTCATCCGGAAAAAAGCGGCGAGCTCGGCATGTCGCTGCTCGGCAATTTCCTGGCGCTCACGGCCTCCCGGGCCAAGGTGCGCTAATCCTTTGCGGTCCGGCCGGGATTCGGCGCGTACCGGTGCATCCGCCGGGATTCTGCACGAACCAGAGCCAGAGCCTCCGCCCGGGATTCTGCGCGTACAGGTACATCCACCCGGGGCTTTCCGGGGGATCCCGCCGCTGCTGCAGTCAAAATCGGCTGGCCGCGCGGCGGAGCGCGGCGCAAAACCCTGCGCCAAAACGGCCCCAAGGCGGCGCGTCGCTGCCCGGTCCTTGCAGGCGGCGACGTATTTAGATCACGGATAGTTTCTATTACTTAGAGGAGGCGGCATCCCACTATGCTGGCCAAACGGATCATCCCCTGTCTCGACGTCAAGGAAGGCCGGGTCGTCAAAGGCGTCAATTTCGTCAATCTGCGCGATGCAGGCGATCCGGTAGAGCTCGCGGCCACTTATGACCGGGAAGGCGCGGACGAGCTGGTGTTTCTCGATATTTCGGCCTCGGTTGAAGGGCGCGCCACGATGGTCGAGGTCGTCAAGCGGACGGCCGGCGAAATCACGATTCCCTTCACGGTCGGCGGCGGCATCTCGCAGGTTGACGACATGAAAAGGCTGCTGCGCGCAGGCGCCGACAAAATCGGCATCAATACGGCTGCGGTCGTCAATCCGCCGCTCATCTCGGAGGGCGCCCGCAAATTCGGCTCCCAATGCGTCGTCGTTGCCATTGACGCCAGGTACAACGAAGGCTGGGGCGAATGGGAAGTGTATACCCACGGCGGGCGCAAGCCGACCGGCATTAGAGCGCTGGAATGGGCGAAGGAAGCGGAGCGGCTCGGCGCCGGCGAAATTTTGCTGACAAGCATGGACGCGGACGGCACGAAGGACGGCTTCGATCTGAAGCTGACGCGGGCCGTTTCGGACGCGCTCGGCATTCCGGTCATCGCCTCCGGCGGGGCCGGGAAGGTCGGCGATTTTTACGATGTGTTCGAGCAGGGCCGTGCGGACGCGGGGCTTGCGGCCACCATTTTTCACTATAAAGAGATGACGATCCGCGAAGTGAAGGACGATTTGCGGCAGAAAGGAGTCGAGGTTCGATGAGCGGCAACGCATTGGAAACGGCCTTCGAGTCGATCAAATGGAATGAGGCGGGCCTGGTCCCCGCCATCGTGCAGGACGCAGTCAGCAAAGAAGTGCTCATGCTGGCCTACATGAACCGCCAGTCGCTGGCGAAGTCGGTTGAGTCGGGCGAAACATGGTTCTGGAGCCGTTCGCGCGGCGAGCTGTGGCATAAAGGAGCGACGAGCGGCCATATCCAGCGTATCGTCTCGATGCAGTACGATTGCGACGGAGATACGCTGCTGGTGCGCGTGGAGCAGCAGGGGCCGGCCTGCCATACGGGAGCTTATTCCTGCTTCCATCACACGATTGCAGGCGACGCGGAAAGCGCCGCCGGGTCCGACCGGTTCGCCATGCTGAGCCGGCTGGAGACGATCATTTCGCAGCGGTATGCGGAGCGGCCGGAAGGCGCGTATACGACCTATCTGTTCGAGAAAGGCGTCGACAAAATTTTGAAAAAGGTCGGCGAGGAAACGGCGGAGGTCATCATTGCGGCCAAAAACAAGGACAACGACGAGCTCCGCTGCGAGACGAGCGACCTGATTTTCCACCTGATGGTGCTGCTTCGCGATCGCGGGCTGTCGCTGGACGAAGTGATGGCCGAGCTCGGCAAACGCCACGCTCAAAAGTCGCAGGCGTCCTCCTAACCGGGGGGCGGCAACTGGAAATTGCCCGGGCGTTCGGGGCCGGATGGCCGTTCCCTAAGGGAGCGCCCAAGGTCCCTTAAAGGCTAAGCTGAATAACCGGGCCGCCTATGCGGCGGCTTTCGCGCTGTACAAGACCGGGAGCGTCAGGATAATGCCGCTTTCGCCCGCCGGACGGCCTGCAGGCGCCGCAGGCGGACAACAGACGGTTTTTGAAATATCGCCCTTTCGATGTATAATGAAAGTTGTCAAAACAAGCAAATCTAGTGGTCTAATCGCTCAGGAGGGTATCATGTTTAGCGACAAGCTGCGTATTTTCTCGGGTTCCTCGAATCCGAAGCTGGCTGAGCGCATCTGCGCCGAACTCGGACTGCCGCTCGGCCGAATCAAAGTGTCCCGTTTCAAAAGCGGCGAAATTTACGTGCATTACGAGGAAACGATCCGCAATTGCGACGTGTTTCTCGTACAATCGTTTTCGCACCCGATCAACGACCATTTTGTCGAGCTGCTCGTCATGATCGACGCCGCTAAACGCGCCTCGGCCCGAACGATCAACATCATCGTCCCTTACTACGGTTATGCGCGGCAGGAACGCAAAGCGGCGCCCCGCGAACCGATTTCGGCGAAAATGGTGGCGGACGTCCTGACGACGGTCGGCGCGACGCGCGTGATTACGATCGATCTGCATGCGCCTGCGATTCAAGGCTTCTTCAACATTCCGGTGGACCACCTGACCGGTCTCGATTTGATCGAGGACTACTTGAAGACCAAGAAGATTACGAATCCGGTCGTCGTATCGCCGGACGCCGGACGCGCTTCGACCGCCGAGAAGCTGGCCAACTACCTGGATGCCCCGTTCGCGATCATGATCAAGAAACGGCCGGCGCATAACGAGTCGGTCATCACGCACGTGATCGGGGAAGTGGAAGGCGCGACGCCGATCATCATCGAGGACCTCATCGATACGGGCACGACGATTGTCAATGTCGTGGAAAGCCTGAAAGAACGCGGCTCCGAGGATGTCTATGTATGTGCCACGCATCCGCTGTTTTCCGGACCCGCTTTGCAGCGATTGGACCACCCCAATATAAAAGAAGTTGTCGTCACCGACTCGATCTCGCTCCCGGACAACCGGTCCGAGCGGTTCAAGGTGCTGTCGGTCGCACCGATTTTGGCGGAGACGATCCGCATCATTATCGAAGGCGGTTCCATCAGCACGCTGTTCAAAAACGCAGGCGTTTAGCTTGCGCTTCATGCCCCGCGCCTGCCCCTCCGCCGGAGGGGCGTTCCCGCTGCGCGCAGCCGGAATAACTCACTCGGCCTTCGGCGGGTGAACGGCGGCAGTAACGGATCGGATGCGCCTGCACGTAGAAGAGCGCCGCTCGGCCTATGAGGCCGGCGGCCGTTGGCGTGGGGTCAGCGCCGCCGCTCATGCAAATGGCCCGCGTTCGGCTCATAATCCTGCGTGTATGGATAGGCCGCGCTGTGGTATAATCGTAGCGACTTTGATGAACCGGGGAGGTGCCTTGCGGATGAAAGAGAAGAAACGTGCGGCCGCCGGCCGTAAAACGAACGTCATTCCGGTTCAATGGGATGCCACGTTCTTTTTCGAGCGAGCCGTTCAGTCGCTGGATCGTTATCATTACGACAAGGCACTGAAATATTTCCGGCGGGCCGTGGAATACGAGCCTGACAATCCCGTCAACCACTGCAATATGGCCGGCATCCTGTCGGAAATGGGGGATTACGGGGAATCGAACCGCATCCTTCGCATGATCGTCGAAGAGCTGGACCCGACGATGACAGAATGCCATTTTTATATGGCGAACAATTACGCCAACCTGGAGCAGTACGAGGCTGCGGAAGAAGCGCTGATCCGGTATTTGGAAGAGGACGAGGAAGGGCAGTTTTTGGACGAGGCCGAAGAAATGATGGAGCTGCTTCATTTCGAGCTGGAGCGCCCGCCCCGCCTCGGTTTCATTAAAGCGCGGGAAGGCTTTTACGAGCACGACCGCGCGCGTTCGATGCTCGAGGAAGGGAAATTTGTCGAGGCCGTCCGCCTGCTGGAGAGCATCGTCGAGAAGAACGGAGACTTCCTCGCGGCGCGCAACAACCTGGCGCTGGCCTATTATTATATGGGCAGATTTGAGCAAGCGATGGCCACGATCAAGGAAGTGCTCGGGATGGAACCGGGCAATTTGCATGCCATGTGCAACCTCGCGATTTTTCACCAGCATGCCGGCGACCGGGAAGAGCTGGATCCGCTCGTCGCGCTTCTCCGCAAGACGGTTCCTTTCCACCAGGAGCATGTATTCAAGCTCGCCACGACGATGGGCATTCTCGGCGAACACGGCGATGCGTACCGCCATTTCGTCCGTCTGCTGAAGGACGGCTCGCTGAGGTACGACCCCTGCCTGTATCATTATACGGCGGTCGCCGCCTGCAACATCGGCAGGCTCGACGAAGCGCAGCGGATGTGGCAGCAGGCGGCGAAGCTCGATCCCGACTCGAATGTGCCCGGCTATTACCTGGAGCAGCTGACACGCTTCCGCAGCGGCGATGACCCGGTGCCGACGAGCTACCATTACCATCTGCCGTTCGAGGAGCAGTTCAAGCTGTGGGAAAAAACGAGCGACACGATGCCCGATCATTTGAAGCGGGACCCGCTGGTCCGCTCCTCTTTCTTCTGGGCGCTGCGGCACGGCGACCGCCAGACCAAGCTTCAGGTCATCCAGGCGCTCGGCATGATCGCCGACGGCGAGGTGAAGGACGCGCTGAAGGCCTTTATTTTGGAGCCTCAAGAGGAAGACTATTTGAAGCGGATGGCGATTTTCGTTCTGCGTTCGATCGGCGTGCACGAGTCGCTGCCCGCCATGCTCGAAGGACGGGAGACCGTAATTGAGCACAGCCGGATGCCATCGCGTCTTCCCGTATGGGACGACAAGTGGCAGGCGGTGCTGGAAGCGGCGCTGCTGCGAATGAACAAGCATTACGATCTCGTGCAGCAGCATGACCTGCTGACGCTCTGGATCGAGTTTCTGTCCCGCGTCTATCCCGATGTGCCGAGGCTCGGCAAGGTCGAGGGCTGGGCGGCTGCGCTCGAATACTTAACGGCGAAAATGCACCGCAGGGCGATCTCGTATCACGAGGTATCCGTACGATACGGGACGTCGATCGCTACGGTGAGCAAATGCGCCAAGCGCATTGACGAGATATGCGGCATTAAAGAGAAAATGAAGCTTATTTTTCCCGCGCTTGCGGACCGGCACCGCGATTAGAGAGGGCCGTTTCCCGGAGCGCCGCAATTTGCAAAGGAGGCTGAATTCCCAATGTACAAATCGATTATAATCGGAACGGGCCCTGCCGGGCTCACGGCGGCCATTTATCTGGCGCGCGCCAATATGAATCCGCTGGTGATCGAAGGTCCCGAGCCGGGCGGACAGCTGACGACGACGACCGATGTCGAGAACTTCCCGGGCTTCCCGGAAGGCATCATGGGTCCGGATCTGATGGCCAACATGCGCAAGCAAGCCGAGCGGTTCGGCGCGGAATTCCGCACCGGCTGGGTCAACTCGGTCGATACCTCGAAGCGTCCGTTTACGCTGCAGGTGGAAGGCCAGGGCGAGCTTCAGGCCGAATCGCTTATTATTTCTACCGGCGCATCGGCGAAATACCTCGGCATTCCGAACGAGCGGGAAAATGTCGGCCGGGGCGTCAGCACCTGCGCAACGTGCGACGGCTTCTTTTTCCGCGGTAAAAAAATTATCGTGGTCGGCGGGGGCGACTCGGCGATGGAAGAAGCGAGCTTCCTGACGAAGTTCGCGACCGAGGTCGTCGTCGTGCACCGGCGCGAAGAGATGCGCGCCTCGAAAATCATGCAGGACCGCGCGCGGGAGAACGAAAAAATCAGCTGGGCGCTTAACCGTACGCCGCTCGAGGTCATTGCGGGCGAGCAGGGCGTGACGGGCCTGAAGGTGAAAAACAACGAGACCGGCGAAGATGAGGTTATTGAAACGAACGGGATTTTCGTCGCGATCGGCCATACGCCGAATACCAAATTTCTCGGCGGACAGCTTGAGACGGACGAGACCGGTTATCTGATCGTCAAGCCGGGCACGGCGGAGACGAATATTCCCGGCATTTTCGCCTGCGGCGACGTGCAGGATCACAAGTACCGCCAGGCGATCACGGCGGCCGGGAGCGGCTGCATGGCGGCGCTCGATTGCGAGAAGTTCATCGAAGGGAATCCGGTCCACGATTGGAGCCAAGCGCTCTAAGCCGGGCGGAAAACCGATAGCATTCCTGTGACGCTGTTCCCCTGCGGACAGCGTCGCTTCGCGTCAGGCGGCCGGGCAGCTGCACTGCGCGGACCGCCCGGATGTGCGATCCGGCTGCTCCGGACGGCGGCGCTTGTGCCGCCCGATCCGCGCCGCTGCGGCTTTCGGCCGCGCTTGACCAGTCTTATAGCGTTCGTTATAGTGGGAACAGAAGAAACCCTAACCTAACCTTAATGATCGAGGTGGCCTAATTCATGTCTGATAAAATCGTTGTTGGCGTCGATATCGGCGGAACGACCATTAAAGTCGGCCTTTGCAGCGCCGAAGGCGAGCTCCTGAGAACGTACGAAGGACCGACCGAGGTCGATAAGGGCTCGGTTCAGGTGTGCCAAAATATTGCGGATTACGCCCGCCTCATCGTGGAGGAGTCCGATTTCGAATGGGAGCAGGTGGAAGGGGTCGGCGTCGGCATCGCCGGCTTCCTGGATATCCCGAACGGCATCGTCAAGTTCTCGCCGAACCTGCATTTCAAAGACGTGCACCTGAAGGATTTCCTGGAGGAGAAGCTGCAGAAAAAAGTATTGGTCAACAACGACGCCAACGTGGCCGCGCTGGGCGAAGCGTGGGCGGGCGCCGGCCGCGGGGTGATGCACTGCGTCTGCTATACGCTCGGCACGGGCGTCGGCGGCGGCATCATCATCGGCGGCAAAATCGTGGAGGGCTATGCCGGGATGGCGGGCGAGCTCGGGCATATGTCGGTCGTGCCGGACCTGGAAGCGATCCAATGCGGCTGCGGCAAAATGGGCTGCCTTGAGTCCGTTTCCTCGGCGACGGGCATCATTCGCATGGCGAAAGACGCCGTGGAACGCGGCGACCGGACGTCGCTCTCGTTCGTCGAGCAGATTATGGCCAAGGACGTGTTCGACGCGGCGAAAGCCGGCGATGAAGTGGCGGCGCGCATTGTGACCCGCGCGGCATTCTATCTCGGCAAGTCGATGGCAACCGTCGCAGTCGTGCTGAACCCGCAGCGGTTCATCATCGGAGGCGGCGTGTCCCGAGCCGGCGAATTCCTGTTCGAGCAGATCCGCGAGGTGTTCCACAAGTTCACGCCGGAAAACACGCAGGAAGGCGTTGAGATCGTTCCGGCGATTCTCGGCAACAATGCCGGCGTCGTCGGTGCAGCCGGCCTGATCATTCGGGCCTGAACCGCCCGCGGGCTCTGCCGCGCAGGGCAAGGCAGGCGCACAAGGGAATGGAAGCGGCTTAAGCGACCGTCATCATGCGGCAACGATCGCTCGCCGGAAGCGGGATTTCCCGCCGCGGCCGTTTGACAGGGGAGGGGAAACAGGATGGATACAGGTATGGCGGTGGCAAAGCTGGTCATCATAACTGGTATGTCGGGTGCGGGAAAAACGATCGCCGTGCAGAGCCTCGAGGACCTGGGGTATTTCTGTGTCGATAATTTGCCCCCGGTGCTGATTCCGAAATTTGCCGAGCTGATCGAGCAGTCGAACGGTAAAATCGGCAAGGTGGCGCTGGTGATCGATCTGCGGGGGCGCGAGTTTTTCACCGCGCTGTCGGAATCGCTCAGCTATGTGAAGGGGCATTTCACGATCGGCTACGAAATCCTGTTTCTCGACGCCACCGACAGTGTGCTCGTGCAGCGCTACAAGGAAAGCCGCCGCCGTCATCCGCTTGCGCCCGAAGGGCTTCCGCTCGAAGGCATCCGGATGGAGCGGCGCATGCTGGAGGATTTGAAGGGCTGGGCGACGCAGGTGATCGATACGAGCAGCTTGAAGCCGGCACAGCTGAAGGAGCGGATTATCGGCCGCTTCGCTCATACCGACCTGAGCACCATCTCGGTCAACATCATCTCCTTCGGCTTCAAGTACGGCATTCCGATCGATGCGGATCTCATCTATGATGTCCGGTTTCTGCCGAATCCCCATTACGTCGAACAGCTGCGTCCGCATACCGGCCAGAACCCGGACGTATACGAATACGTCATGAAATGGCCGGAAACGCAAGCCTTTCTCGCAAAGCTGGTCGATATGCTGCAGTTTCTCATTCCGCTATACCGTAAAGAAGGCAAGAGCCAGGTTGTGATCGGCATCGGCTGCACGGGCGGCAAGCACCGGTCGGTGGCGATCGCCGAATATTTGGGACGCACGCTCGGCAGCAGCGATACGGAGCTCGTCCGCGTGAGCCATCGCGATGCCGATCGCGATCGCCATTAGAGGTGAACGATGGCCGCTAAACGAAAGAAAGAAAGACTTCCCCGGATCGTCGTGATCGGCGGCGGCACGGGACTGTCCGTCATGCTGCGCGGGCTGAAGGAGAAGCCGCTCGACATTACCGCCATCGTGACGGTGGCGGACGACGGCGGCAGCTCCGGCATTTTGCGCAGCGAGCTGCAGATGCCCCCGCCGGGCGATATCCGAAACGTGCTGATCGCCCTCGCCGACGTGGAGCCGCTGCTTGCCAACGTGCTGCAGTACCGGTTCAACAACGGCACGGGACTTGCCGGCCACAGCCTCGGAAACCTGATGCTGGCGGCCATGACCGACATCGCCGGCGATTTTGTCACCGGAATCCGCCAGCTGAGCCGCGTGCTTGCCGTGCGCGGGCGCGTGCTGCCCGCGGCCGGTCAGGCGATCATCCTGCATGCCGAGATGGCCGACGGGACGATTGTGACCGGCGAATCGAACATTCCGAAGGCCGGCCAGGCGATCAAGCGGGTCTTCATCGAGCCGGAGAACGTCGAGCCGCTGGAGGAGGCGGTGGAGGCGATCCGGGAGGCCGACGCGATTCTGATCGGACCCGGAAGCCTGTATACGAGCATAATCCCCAACCTGCTCGTACCGAAGCTGGCGCAAAGCATCGTCGAATCGGATGCGGTGAAGCTGTTCATCTGCAATGTGATGACGCAGCCCGGGGAGACGGACGATTATTCGGTCGGCGATCACCTGAAGGCGGTTCACGCGCATGTCGGGCATCATTTATTCGATTATATCATCGTCAATAACGGTGAAATTCCGCCGCAGGTGCAGCTGAAATACGCCGAGAAAGGCGCCAAAGCCGTCCATCTCGATCTTGAGGAGGTGGAAAGCAGGGGTTACAAGGTCATCGCCGACCGGCTCGTGCTGTTCCGCACCTATTTGCGCCATGACGCCGAAAGACTGAGCCACCATATTTACCAGCTGGTCGAAAAATGGATGGAACGAAAGAGGTGAGAGGGCGATGTCTTTTGCGGCCCAAACCAAAAAAGAGCTGACGCTCATCGAGGCCGACGCCTGCTGCGAGAAAGCCGAGCTGTCCGCGCTGATCCGCATGAACGGCTCCGTTCAGCTTTCAAGCCGCAAAGTCGTGCTGGACATCTCGACCGAGAACGCCGCGATCGCGCGCCGCATCTATTCGCTCCTGAAGAAGCTGTTTGCCGTGCACACCGAGCTGCTCGTCCGCAAAAAAATGCGGCTGAAGAAAAACAATGTGTATATCGTACGCATACCGTCCAAGGTTCAGGAAATACTGAGCGAGTTGCGTATCGTATCCGAAGGATTTGTTTTCAACAAAGGGAT
This genomic window from Paenibacillus humicola contains:
- the rapZ gene encoding RNase adapter RapZ; this translates as MDTGMAVAKLVIITGMSGAGKTIAVQSLEDLGYFCVDNLPPVLIPKFAELIEQSNGKIGKVALVIDLRGREFFTALSESLSYVKGHFTIGYEILFLDATDSVLVQRYKESRRRHPLAPEGLPLEGIRMERRMLEDLKGWATQVIDTSSLKPAQLKERIIGRFAHTDLSTISVNIISFGFKYGIPIDADLIYDVRFLPNPHYVEQLRPHTGQNPDVYEYVMKWPETQAFLAKLVDMLQFLIPLYRKEGKSQVVIGIGCTGGKHRSVAIAEYLGRTLGSSDTELVRVSHRDADRDRH
- a CDS encoding gluconeogenesis factor YvcK family protein; this translates as MAAKRKKERLPRIVVIGGGTGLSVMLRGLKEKPLDITAIVTVADDGGSSGILRSELQMPPPGDIRNVLIALADVEPLLANVLQYRFNNGTGLAGHSLGNLMLAAMTDIAGDFVTGIRQLSRVLAVRGRVLPAAGQAIILHAEMADGTIVTGESNIPKAGQAIKRVFIEPENVEPLEEAVEAIREADAILIGPGSLYTSIIPNLLVPKLAQSIVESDAVKLFICNVMTQPGETDDYSVGDHLKAVHAHVGHHLFDYIIVNNGEIPPQVQLKYAEKGAKAVHLDLEEVESRGYKVIADRLVLFRTYLRHDAERLSHHIYQLVEKWMERKR